In Microcoleus sp. FACHB-831, the genomic window GTTGCTGTGGAAGAAATTCTTGCCCAACTTAGCCAAACAGTAATTGCTTCGGTGACGGGATGGGATTTTATTCTGGAAGCTTTATCTGTATCAGGAATTTAGTGAAATGGTATAAGTTTCGCAGCCAATACAGCGTCGGCAAATTCGTTGTCGATTTTTATTGCACTGAAGTTAAACTCGCTATAGAAATTGATGGAGATAGCCATTTTCAGGAGGGCGCCCAAGAATATGACCGAGAAAGGCAGGCTTTTATTGAGTCAGTTGGGATTAGGTTTTTAAGATTTACAAATGATGAGGTGTATAAGAATTTGGAGGGTGTTTTAGAGATAATTTCACTGAAGGTTCGGGAATTAAGATGAGGTGATGAATTCCCGCTCTTACCCCCCCAGCCCCCCTTAATAAGGGGGGAGCAAATACCAGCGCCAGGTATCGGGAACTTAGAACTGGCGTGGTTTCATGGCAACCGTCTCTGTAGTTGGCACAACTACTAATTTTGCTATCTGCTGGTTACTGATGCCACTTCTCAATTGACGGTTCAGGGTATCAATCGCAGACTAATTGCATCGATTGGCTCTCCATCAAATCGAAATAGCGCTTGCTTTAGCCCTAATGCTTTTACTCGTTGGAAGAGTTCAGTTTTTAGGGCAATTCTCGTTGCGTCATCCCCTACCATGCCTTGATGTTCCACGTCCTTATTACGCTTTAGACTGCAACTTGGTATCGGCTTTCTGCCATTCCTTCAACATTACATCTGTAATGTTGATGTACGAGTCGTCCACAAACTCTTTTAGCGCTTCCTTCCCACCTGCTTGAAAAGCGCTCACGAACCGCTTCCTATCGGTTAGAGGAAATGCAGCAGTGACAAAAGCTTTTTGCTGTGCCTGACTAGCAGTAGGGTTGGTCTGTTCTAGTTGCTTCAGTAGATCCTGGATCTTGGCAGCAGCCTGAGCTAGAGTTTGCCTTTGCTCAGGAGTGTAGTTATCTTGACTTAATTTAGCTGATTGACCCTTACCCTTAGTCTTCTTCCTCTTAATACCTGTAACTGCTTCTCGGATAACCTCTAAGTCTTCCGGCTTTGCCCACTTAGTTACAAGAGTTACTCTGTACTCATCTGTGCGTCCTGCACGTTTCTCTTGGGTAAGGAAACCAGCCTCACATAGGAACTTTAATGAATACTGGACGCGACGAACACTCATCTGGCAGATATCAGCTGTCTTGCTAAGACTAGCAAAATACTTACCATTAGGCTTTCCCCCTGTCCTACGAACAGCATGCGCATAAACCCGAAACTCGTAGGGGTCTAACCCATACTCATCAAGTTTGTTGTGAACAAACATTACTGAGTTAGAACTAGGTGGGCTGTTTGCGTCTGGAGCTTCTTCTTCCGTTACTAAAGAGGCTTTCTCGGTTGACATACGGTTGTTTTAGGTATGTTTTTACTACTGAAGACTGACGTTACTCTGACGGCTAGGCTTATTCCGAGGGTGTTATGTATTTCATGCCACTAGCTTTAACTATTATACATATGCTCATGCATTAAATGCGTACCACCAGTGATTTTAATGCCGTAGCCCTGGTATATATTCTAGGTATTTACTTGAGGGGCATTGATTTCAAAGGGTATAACTTGCGGCAAAACACAAAAGGCCAACAACTTAACCCGACTAAATTTTGGGATTAACATCCAAAAGTAGGGCTGCATAAGGATTGTCAAAACAGACTAACATGGGTCATACTGATAAAAGTAAAGGCTATCGACTGGACATCGATAGCCTTCACAGCACAAATATATTGGGGGACGGGTATGCTTGAGCGGCCATCCGTCCTTTAATTCAAATCCACCCACGACTTCCAAAAAGGAGGAATGTTTCGCATGGCAGGTTTATATATTAACCATGATAGCTCAGAATTGCCAGAAAACAAGCCCTGGGATGCTTTACTGGCACTTATTCATGAGTTCAATTGCGCCCAAGTCAAGGCATCAGGACTCACGCTAAACAGCAATCTAGAGAACCTGATCCGTCAATCTCGTGTAGAAGACGTTCGCTATGCTCTCAAAGTTGTTGAGGATAAGCGCAAACAAGAAGTGGTAAAAAACCCAGAAGGGTTGTTCTACCGCGTACTTGTAAATCGGCGTTAGGGTTATAGCAATTTAACTCAGTTTGGCACCACGTAGATTGACCTAGTTTAAGTACATTAAAGGAGACACACGAGAGGGGAATTCCTCCTCTCGTGGATTTCCAATACCAATCATCCGTTCAAAAATGGCTATATCAAAGTCATTAATGAGTAGCTCAGAGCCATTGCCAAACAGCGATCGCTCCTACCGTATTTTGTACCCCACCACCTGCTGACCCACAGTTGGGGAGATTGAAAAGCGCGATCGGGGTAAATCTTTCCTGATATTAACCCAGTTGTATTTTCAGTTCGCGCAGCATCCGACTGGTTCCCTCATCAATGGCTTTTTGTACCAGTTGGGGAATCATTTTGGTGATGGGAAGATCGGGAAAGATAGAACTGACAGATGATTCCGCGTAGTCACCGTTTTGGAGAATGTAAATCTTAAGTTGGCGACTCCGATAGATCCACACTTCCGGAACGCGCAGGGCTTCGTAGGCGTTCAAGGTGGTCTTTGAAGTTACATCAGACTCAATGGCAAGATCCGGGGGTGGGTAAACTGCTAAATCCATATTGGTGCAACCCCGGACACGACTGGCATTCTGGATGTAAAAGCAGGTATCGGGTTCCACTCCGGCAATTTCTGGTTGCTTCAGAGTAGTTGAGCCAAAATCTTCCCAGTCCCGCCCTTGAGCATCTAAGATAGCTTTGACAATATCGGCAATGATGCGATGAGGGCGTTCGTGCAGTGCCAAAGGAGACATGATTTCCAGCGTTCCTTGGTAGTATGCAATGCGGGTGCTGCGCTGTTCTCCCAGTTCCGTAAGAATCTGTTCAAAGTCCTGCCAAGACAAGTTATGAATGCTAATCGTGCTACCGGGAGTGAGTTCAATGGCACGAATGGGAATGGTAACAGTCATTGGTGTTCCTCTGTCGATTACTGGGGTAGCTTCTTCAACCGTAACTCGCCATTCTACCCATGAGCATCATTAATGATTAACTACCGCACCACCAGCTAACCAAGAGTTTGGGAGATTAAGAAGCGCGATCGCAGCTAATAAAAAAAGTAGGGTGGGCATTGCCCACCCTACTGAAAAATTAGAAGTTGTTTTTAGACGACTCCTTAAACACTGTGGAGGCGTTTTCGCCCGCGAGTCCCTGGGGATGCGGACTTTTTGCTGCGGGCGGGTGCCGATTCTGTCTTCGACTTCCCCCCGTTACTGCGACGTTGATTTGAGCGTTGAGGCTTCGGTTGGTCTACCCCTCTCTGGGCTGGCGAAGTTGGCTCGTATCCCGGAATCACGTTTCTGGCAAGGGTTTGATTGAGCAATCGTTCGATGTTCTTTAGGAGTAGATATTCATCCCCACAGACTAGCGAAACGGCTCGTCCTTCATTGCCAGCGCGACCCGTGCGACCAATGCGATGCACGTAGTCTTCTGGTACATCTGGTAGTTCAAAGTTGACTACATGTGGTAGTTGATCGATATCTAGACCCCGCGATGCTACGTCGGTGGCGACTAATACCCGCACTTTCCCTTGCTTAAAGTCTTGCAGGGCGCGGGTACGGGCTGCCTGACTTTTGTTGCCATGAATTGCAGTTGTTTTCAGCCCATCTTTAGAAAGCTGCTCGGCTAGACGGTTTGCGCCATGTTTGGTGCGGGTGAAGACTAGCACCTGTTGCCAATTGTGGAAGCCGATGGTGTAAGAAAGCAATTCGCGCTTGCGATCGCGATCCACAAGATATACCAACTGTTCTACCTGCTCTGCTGCTGTATTGCGGGCAGCCACTTCGATCTGAGTCGGAGACTTTAGCAGGGTGCTGGCAAGCTGCTGAATCGGTTTAGAGAAAGTAGCAGAAAACATCAGCGTTTGCCGAGACTCGGGCAGTTTCGCCAAAATTTTGCGGATGTCGTGGATGAAGCCCATGTCTAACATGCGATCGCATTCATCCAGCACCAATATCTCTATCTGGGAGAGATCTATTGTCTTTTGCCCAACGTGGTCGAGCAACCGACCGGGCGTAGCGACTACAATATCAACTCCCCGACGCAGCATATGAACTTGCGGTACCATTCCGACGCCACCATAAACCACTGTCGATCTCAGCGACAGGTATTTGCCATAGGTTTTGACGCTATCGTTGACCTGGGCTGCCAGTTCGCGAGTGGGTGTGAGAATGAGTGCGCGAGGCGTGCGATGCACGTGGTTGGGGTTATTAGTGCCCAGGAGTTGCAGTAGCGGTAGGGTAAAGCCAGCCGTCTTGCCCGTTCCAGTTTGGGCGCTGGCGAAAACGTCTTGTCCTTGCAGGATGGCGGGAATTGCTTGCTGCTGAATGGGTGTTGCTTCGGTGTAGCCAGAGTCAGCAACAGCACGAAGCAGGTCGGTCGAAAGACCGAGGTTACGAAATGTCATAAATGCGATCGCTCCTAGTAATGCCCCTATCCCAAATCAAGTGCCTGGGGCCAGTCTAAGAGCAGGAAATTTGTAGTTCAGTTGGATGGCTTGAATGAGCAAGTTCCAATCGCCAGCAACAGACCGGAATGTACTGGCAGAGTTTCATACTAACAAATATTACGGCTCTTTATCTGGAGAAGCTTGCCCTCACCCTAACCTCTCCCACAGGAGAGGGAACCGGAGTGGCTCCCCTTCTCCTGCGGGAGAAGGGTTGAGGCATGAGGGTGTTAGCGCCTACAGAAAACTTGGGTATTTTCTGAATAAGAGCTATTGAGCAATTGAATAGATGGATAATCAGCTTTCTAGGATTGCAGGCTGTCGTCGGCAAATTTCACCACAACTGTTGCAATATGCCCGCGAACTAAGGCAAAGGCAAACCTCAGCCGAAGAAGTGTTGTGGGAGTGTTTGCGCGATCGCCGTTTGTTCAATGCAAAATTTCGCCGACAGCATAATATCGGGCGCTATATTGCTGATTTTTATTGCCATTCCAGCCGATTGGTGGTCGAGGTGGATGGAGAAATTCACAAGTTGCGTCAGCTACAGGATGCAGCGCGGGATGCGTGGATGCGGGAGCATGGTTTGACGGTGCTGCGATTTACCAACGATCGGGTGTTGAACCAGTTGGAGGGGGTTTTGAGTGCGATCGCGGAGTGTTTGCCCTCACCCTAACCCTCTCCTGTGGGAGAGGGAACCGGAGTGGCTCCCCTTCTCCTGCTCAAAGAACAATTTTCCTCCCCTTCTCCTGCGGGAGAAGGGGTTGGGGGATGAGGGTCTTTAGCTCCATTGCAATGTTATTTTTAAAATAACTTTACCGAGCAGCAAGATAATTTTTAACTGCTTCGGCAGAATCTAGCTCTAAAACAGCATAGGCGATCGCTTGTGCTTCTTCCATTGTTAATTCTGAAATAACTGCCTTCACAGCAGGTATTGCTGAGGAGTTCATACTCAATTCATCTACCCCCAAACCAACTAAAATTGGTGTCGCTAAAGGCGATGAAGCTAACTCGCCGCAGACTCCTACCCAGATGTTAGCTTTATGAGCCGCGATCGCAGTTTGTTGAATCATCCGCAATACTGCTGGTTCAAAAGCATCGGCAAGATTAGCTACTTTGGGATTAGTGCGATCGCTTGCCATTACATACTGGCTTAAGTCGTTAGTTCCTATACTAAAAAAATCTACCTCTGTTGCTAATTTATCAGCCATAACAACAGCGGCAGGAACTTCTATCATAATTCCCACTTCCAGAGATTCGTTAAACTGGATTCCCTCAGTTCGCAATTCTGTTTTTGCTGTTGCTAAAATCTCCTTTGCAGCTCTTATCTCTCTCGCTGAAGACACCATCGGAAACATTAATTTAATTGGGTGTTGGTAGCTTGCTCGTAAAATTGCCCTTAGCTGAGTTTTTAATATATCGGGAAAATCTAACAAACTCCGAATTCCCCGCCATCCCAAAAATGGATTAGCTTCTTGTGGCAAGTTTAGATAATAAATTGGCTTGTCTCCACCAATATCCAAAGCGCGAATAATTAGCGGATGGGGAGATAAAGTAGACGCGATCGCTTGATAAACTTCTAGCTGTTCTTCTTCACTTGGAGCTATTAACCGCTCCATATATAAAAATTCACTACGCAGCAATCCCACTCCCTCAGCACCGTTTTCCAGGGAATTTTTTGCATCCCCAACCGTTAAAATGTTTGCCATTACTTTGATTTGATTTCCATCGCGAGTAATTGCTGGTTGTTGTGCTACTGTTTTTAATGCTTGAACTGTAGCTAACCCCTCATCTCTTTTTATTTGCAATTCGTTTAACTGTTGCTCATCTGGTTGTAACCATATTTGACCAGTTTCTCCATCCATAGCAATGAGAGCGCCATTTTCTAAACTCAGCAACTCCGCACCAACGCCGAGTACAGCGGGAATATTAAGCGATCGCGCTAAAATTCCACTATGAGAATTTGCACCGCCTAAAACTGTACAAATTCCTAAAACCTTAGTTACATCTAACTGTGCAGTTTCTGAAGGAGTTAAGTCAGTAGCTAGCACAATCGCTGGTTCTTGTAAATCTAAAGTAGTTGGTACAGTACCCACAAGCGATCGCAACACTCGCTGTCCCACATCAGAAACATCCCCAGCGCGTGCTTTTAAGTATAAATCTGACATAGCTTCGTAGGAAGCAACTGTCTCATCTATTACAGTTTTCCAAGCTGCTGCTGCAATAAAAGTATCCTCAAAAATTAGCTGGCGCGTCCGCTGTATTAAAACTGGATCTTCTAAACAAAGTAAGTGAGCATCGAAAATAGCCGCTTCCTCTTCTCCTGCTGTAGCAGATATTTGATTGCGGAGAATTTGAATCTGATGACGAGCCGTAGAAATTGCTGTTTGTAACTGCTGCCATTCTGCTTGGGGATTTTCTGTTTTCTGCTGTTCTACGGTGAGAAATGCTGGTTGATATAGTGTTACTTTGCCAATAGCCACGCCTGGAGATGCAGGAATACCAAACAAACAATTTTGAATTTTCTCTCCCTTATTTTTAACGGGTTCAGGCGCAATCGAATTTTGGCCTAAGATTGTTTCCCGTTCCCCTACTTCTTCACCGAAGTTTGCTTCTACAAGCTCTTGCAATGCTGCCAAAACTTCATCTGCATCAAGTCCAGAGGCGGCGATCGCTATCTTATTTCCGTTGCGAACTCCTAATGTAACTACCTGATTAATGCTCTTGGCGTTAACTGCATCGCTGTTATTAGTTAAGTTTTTCAGAGTAACTTTAGACTGAAATCGGGATGCGATAGTAACAAATTTTGCAGCGGGACGAGCGTGCAAACCCATTTGATTTTGAACTGTGAGATGTATTTCTCGCGGCAATTCTTGGTTGCCGCTTGAGGGAATTGAAAGTGCATCATGAGGAGATACCTGAGCAATTGCCATTTCTACAAGGCTCAATGTTTTAGCTGCTAATGCTCCTCTTGCTTCAGCCAAAACTTGCTCAAGGTTAGCACCCGTAGCTGCTTGAACTATTGCCGCGATCGCTCCTTCTACAAGTGGCGCTTCGCACAATATCACGTTTTTGCGCTGTTCTTCTGCGAGAAATTCCAACGCCATTTCTGCACTCATTACGGCGCTACCTAAATCCATAAAAACCACTACGCCATCGTCGCTATAAACTGAGTCAATGGCTTGATAAACTTGCATTACATCCGTGCCAAATGGATTTTCTGGATCGTCAATTCCAGCCGCGATCGCGCACTTCCCCGCGCCCCCAACCATCTGTTGTGCTAGCTCTTGTACTCCTTGTGCTAACTTTTGACTGTGCGATACTATTACAATTCCAACCATAATTAAATTGCCCTAATTATTATCAAATTTTAAATATTTTAAACTCATCCCAAAACCTTCTCCTAGAAAGGGGCTAGGGGTTTGTTTTTTTGCTTTGTGCTGTTATAGTGTTCAGATCCCCGACTTCTTAGAGAAGTCGGGGATCTCCCATTCACTAATTATTTAGGCTAATTTTTGGCGCGATCGCAACATTAATAATAGCGATTAGCTACTACATCGAGGCAAACTACCATGCTTTTTCATAATCAGAAAATATTCTCGCGACTACTGGTTTTGGGTGGATTACTGCTATTGTTATTCTTGGGTCAATTTATCTTAACGCAACAGCCAGCCCTCGCCATCCTTCGTCAGCATCAAGACGCACCCGGAGTAATGCGCTATCACTCCCAACAATCTTTACTAGATGAATCAGGACAAGCTTGGCAAGTCGTATTATTCAAACAAATAACACCAGGAAAGCCAACGCTTTTTCATCTCAGGCTAGTTGGCTTTCCTGGCGTTGCGGAAGTTGCTCACCCCCAACATTTAGAAATTACAACCGCAACAGGTAAAATTCTAACCGCAGCAGATATCTTTGCGCCGCGATCGCCAGCCGCCAATGTAGGCGAGTACAATTTTACAGATGCCTTAAACTTATTAGGAACCAGCGGTTCTCTCACGCTATCAATACCGCTAAAAAGCCAGCAAAATATGACATTAAAGATTCCCACAAGTCTTGTTACAGAGTGGCAATTGCTGGTAACTGAAATAACAGATGCAATGTTGCCAAGCAGCTTTTTAGAATTCTAATGCGATCGCCTTAATTTTATGGTTGGGAATTTCCCTACGATAAGGCGATTAAGGTGTAAAATTTCAACCCAGGCAATTTTAA contains:
- a CDS encoding DUF3122 domain-containing protein; translation: MLFHNQKIFSRLLVLGGLLLLLFLGQFILTQQPALAILRQHQDAPGVMRYHSQQSLLDESGQAWQVVLFKQITPGKPTLFHLRLVGFPGVAEVAHPQHLEITTATGKILTAADIFAPRSPAANVGEYNFTDALNLLGTSGSLTLSIPLKSQQNMTLKIPTSLVTEWQLLVTEITDAMLPSSFLEF
- the ptsP gene encoding phosphoenolpyruvate--protein phosphotransferase; the encoded protein is MVGIVIVSHSQKLAQGVQELAQQMVGGAGKCAIAAGIDDPENPFGTDVMQVYQAIDSVYSDDGVVVFMDLGSAVMSAEMALEFLAEEQRKNVILCEAPLVEGAIAAIVQAATGANLEQVLAEARGALAAKTLSLVEMAIAQVSPHDALSIPSSGNQELPREIHLTVQNQMGLHARPAAKFVTIASRFQSKVTLKNLTNNSDAVNAKSINQVVTLGVRNGNKIAIAASGLDADEVLAALQELVEANFGEEVGERETILGQNSIAPEPVKNKGEKIQNCLFGIPASPGVAIGKVTLYQPAFLTVEQQKTENPQAEWQQLQTAISTARHQIQILRNQISATAGEEEAAIFDAHLLCLEDPVLIQRTRQLIFEDTFIAAAAWKTVIDETVASYEAMSDLYLKARAGDVSDVGQRVLRSLVGTVPTTLDLQEPAIVLATDLTPSETAQLDVTKVLGICTVLGGANSHSGILARSLNIPAVLGVGAELLSLENGALIAMDGETGQIWLQPDEQQLNELQIKRDEGLATVQALKTVAQQPAITRDGNQIKVMANILTVGDAKNSLENGAEGVGLLRSEFLYMERLIAPSEEEQLEVYQAIASTLSPHPLIIRALDIGGDKPIYYLNLPQEANPFLGWRGIRSLLDFPDILKTQLRAILRASYQHPIKLMFPMVSSAREIRAAKEILATAKTELRTEGIQFNESLEVGIMIEVPAAVVMADKLATEVDFFSIGTNDLSQYVMASDRTNPKVANLADAFEPAVLRMIQQTAIAAHKANIWVGVCGELASSPLATPILVGLGVDELSMNSSAIPAVKAVISELTMEEAQAIAYAVLELDSAEAVKNYLAAR
- a CDS encoding endonuclease domain-containing protein, which translates into the protein MGFYSGSFICIRNLVKWYKFRSQYSVGKFVVDFYCTEVKLAIEIDGDSHFQEGAQEYDRERQAFIESVGIRFLRFTNDEVYKNLEGVLEIISLKVRELR
- a CDS encoding DEAD/DEAH box helicase, with amino-acid sequence MTFRNLGLSTDLLRAVADSGYTEATPIQQQAIPAILQGQDVFASAQTGTGKTAGFTLPLLQLLGTNNPNHVHRTPRALILTPTRELAAQVNDSVKTYGKYLSLRSTVVYGGVGMVPQVHMLRRGVDIVVATPGRLLDHVGQKTIDLSQIEILVLDECDRMLDMGFIHDIRKILAKLPESRQTLMFSATFSKPIQQLASTLLKSPTQIEVAARNTAAEQVEQLVYLVDRDRKRELLSYTIGFHNWQQVLVFTRTKHGANRLAEQLSKDGLKTTAIHGNKSQAARTRALQDFKQGKVRVLVATDVASRGLDIDQLPHVVNFELPDVPEDYVHRIGRTGRAGNEGRAVSLVCGDEYLLLKNIERLLNQTLARNVIPGYEPTSPAQRGVDQPKPQRSNQRRSNGGKSKTESAPARSKKSASPGTRGRKRLHSV
- a CDS encoding Uma2 family endonuclease, yielding MTVTIPIRAIELTPGSTISIHNLSWQDFEQILTELGEQRSTRIAYYQGTLEIMSPLALHERPHRIIADIVKAILDAQGRDWEDFGSTTLKQPEIAGVEPDTCFYIQNASRVRGCTNMDLAVYPPPDLAIESDVTSKTTLNAYEALRVPEVWIYRSRQLKIYILQNGDYAESSVSSIFPDLPITKMIPQLVQKAIDEGTSRMLRELKIQLG
- a CDS encoding endonuclease domain-containing protein, translating into MDNQLSRIAGCRRQISPQLLQYARELRQRQTSAEEVLWECLRDRRLFNAKFRRQHNIGRYIADFYCHSSRLVVEVDGEIHKLRQLQDAARDAWMREHGLTVLRFTNDRVLNQLEGVLSAIAECLPSP